A single Phoenix dactylifera cultivar Barhee BC4 chromosome 1, palm_55x_up_171113_PBpolish2nd_filt_p, whole genome shotgun sequence DNA region contains:
- the LOC103703668 gene encoding E3 ubiquitin-protein ligase RLIM-like isoform X2, whose translation MNFAIFTACWIWGPSWALVWLVEDRLRRGCFRDCIRSTALYFHKMEIQQSEESVISSTLHEPVLANNLQVLVKESPLTSLANNSSSSTSQHMRSGQNSNGDLMEHSTEKRNGETSDPGKCLSASKDLVPSLPDASSGPDVTHAECSCDPASTSRKPEHLEPLLRNVETTLAPAIDLDNPPSDCGSQTSPMRFSNSVPHLGPGHSPASRISPTENPSNVLDILSSSSTSNSSSTWNFSGQEPTVNITSAGAAFLSSDGSREQRNGTVLHVDVVSISSNALPSSTGEAGSSDARRNSRRLFWDAFSRRSSRNIDSPSIFLSAEDNDDLGSRDRWLLDIGDDLFGSGVEDDSIYMRRRRYHPSGLSWHSRSEIRERLRAGFDDSNRQTSFCPSGLHPDGTCSCDSLLITEESSTRASISRIVMLAEALFEVLDEIHRQPVSLSLSMVSLPAPESVINSLPSKNYEKLDVARSGDDVEQCYICLAEYEDGDKIRVLPCRHEYHMSCVDKWLKEIHGVCPLCRGDVCEGIAESSSNL comes from the exons ATGAATTTTGCTATTTTCACTGCTTGCTGGATTTGGGGGCCTTCTTGGGCTTTGGTTTGGCTGGTGGAAGACAGGCTAAGGAGAGGGTGTTTTCGTGATTGCATCAGGAGTACTGCTTTATATTTTCACAAG ATGGAAATTCAGCAATCAGAGGAGTCAGTGATATCATCCACACTTCATGAACCAGTGTTAGCTAATAATCTTCAGGTTTTGGTGAAGGAGTCTCCTCTGACCTCCTTAGCAAATAACTCTTCCAGCTCCACAAGTCAACACATGAGGTCTGGTCAAAACAGTAACGGCGACCTTATGGAGCACTCAacagaaaaaagaaatggtgaaaCTAGTGATCCTGGGAAGTGCCTGTCTGCAAGTAAGGATCTTGTTCCTTCTCTACCAGATGCAAGTTCTGGCCCAGACGTTACTCATGCAGAATGTAGTTGTGATCCGGCAAGCACTTCTAGAAAACCAGAACATTTGGAACCATTATTGAGAAATGTAGAAACTACATTAGCTCCAGCTATTGATCTAGATAATCCCCCAAGTGATTGTGGCTCGCAGACTTCTCCAATGAGGTTTTCTAATAGCGTGCCTCATCTGGGACCTGGACATTCACCTGCAAGCAGGATTTCACCTACCgaaaatccttcaaatgttctGGACATCCTTAGCTCCTCTTCTACTTCCAATTCCTCTTCAACTTGGAATTTTTCGGGTCAAGAACCCACCGTAAACATAACCTCTGCTGGTGCAGCATTCCTTTCTTCTGATGGGTCAAGAGAACAAAGAAATGGAACTGTGCTTCATGTTGATGTGGTCAGTATCTCTTCCAATGCTTTGCCCAGTAGTACTGGGGAAGCAGGTAGCAGTGATGCAAGAAGGAATAGTAGGAGACTGTTTTGGGATGCTTTCTCAAGACGCAGTTCTAGGAATATTGACTCTCCATCAATATTTTTGTCAGCTGAAGATAATGATGATCTAGGATCTCGTGACAGATGGCTACTTGACATTGGTGATGATCTTTTCGGGAGTGGGGTTGAAGACGATTCCATCTATATGCGCCGGAGACGTTATCATCCAAGTGGACTAAGTTGGCATTCTAGATCCGAG ATAAGAGAACGACTTCGTGCTGGCTTTGATGATAGCAATAGGCAAACTTCCTTCTGTCCATCAGGTCTCCATCCAGATGGTACATGCTCTTGTGATTCACTCTTAATAACTGAAGAGTCAAGCACTCGAGCAAGCATTTCAAGAATTGTCATGTTAGCTGAAGCCTTATTTGAG GTCCTGGATGAAATCCATCGCCAGCCAGTGTCACTTTCACTTTCAATGGTTTCACTTCCAGCACCAGAATCTGTCATTAATTCATTACCCTCCAAGAATTATGAAAAGCTTGATGTAGCTCGAAGTGGAGATGATGTGGAACA ATGTTACATCTGCTTGGCTGAGTACGAGGATGGAGATAAAATAAGAGTCCTTCCCTGCCGCCATGAGTATCACATGTCATGCGTTGATAAGTGGCTTAAAGAAATACATGG GGTGTGCCCTCTGTGCCGTGGAGATGTTTGTGAGGGCATCGCTGAGAGCTCCTCAAACTTGTAA
- the LOC103699287 gene encoding uncharacterized protein LOC103699287 — protein sequence MASSTVSRWLRPEVYPLFAAVGVAVGICGFQLVRNICINPEVRVSKEGRAAGVLENFAEGQKYAEHGLRKFVRNKAPEIMPSINRFFADPK from the exons ATGGCTTCTTCCACCGTTAGCCGCTGGCTGAGGCCCGAG GTCTATCCCCTCTTTGCAGCGGTCGGAGTGGCTGTGGGAATCTGCGGCTTCCAACTGGTCCGCAACATTTGCATCAATCCTGAAGTGAG GGTCAGCAAGGAAGGTAGGGCTGCAGGAGTGCTGGAGAACTTTGCTGAAGGACAGAAGTATGCAGAACATGGTCTCAGAAAGTTCGTTCGCAATAAAGCCCCTGAGATCATGCcatcaatcaataggtttttcgCTGATCCCAAGTGA
- the LOC103703668 gene encoding E3 ubiquitin-protein ligase RLIM-like isoform X1, producing the protein MGSGSSRLKPGPPGPRAESRGRLSLASLLCGGGAASSASSSASAEMEIQQSEESVISSTLHEPVLANNLQVLVKESPLTSLANNSSSSTSQHMRSGQNSNGDLMEHSTEKRNGETSDPGKCLSASKDLVPSLPDASSGPDVTHAECSCDPASTSRKPEHLEPLLRNVETTLAPAIDLDNPPSDCGSQTSPMRFSNSVPHLGPGHSPASRISPTENPSNVLDILSSSSTSNSSSTWNFSGQEPTVNITSAGAAFLSSDGSREQRNGTVLHVDVVSISSNALPSSTGEAGSSDARRNSRRLFWDAFSRRSSRNIDSPSIFLSAEDNDDLGSRDRWLLDIGDDLFGSGVEDDSIYMRRRRYHPSGLSWHSRSEIRERLRAGFDDSNRQTSFCPSGLHPDGTCSCDSLLITEESSTRASISRIVMLAEALFEVLDEIHRQPVSLSLSMVSLPAPESVINSLPSKNYEKLDVARSGDDVEQCYICLAEYEDGDKIRVLPCRHEYHMSCVDKWLKEIHGVCPLCRGDVCEGIAESSSNL; encoded by the exons ATGGGTTCTGGGAGCAGTCGATTGAAGCCGGGGCCGCCGGGCCCACGGGCTGAAAGCCGTGGGAGGCTCAGTCTGGCCTCCTTACTCTGCGGCGGGGGCgccgcctcctccgcctcctcctccgcttCTGCCGAG ATGGAAATTCAGCAATCAGAGGAGTCAGTGATATCATCCACACTTCATGAACCAGTGTTAGCTAATAATCTTCAGGTTTTGGTGAAGGAGTCTCCTCTGACCTCCTTAGCAAATAACTCTTCCAGCTCCACAAGTCAACACATGAGGTCTGGTCAAAACAGTAACGGCGACCTTATGGAGCACTCAacagaaaaaagaaatggtgaaaCTAGTGATCCTGGGAAGTGCCTGTCTGCAAGTAAGGATCTTGTTCCTTCTCTACCAGATGCAAGTTCTGGCCCAGACGTTACTCATGCAGAATGTAGTTGTGATCCGGCAAGCACTTCTAGAAAACCAGAACATTTGGAACCATTATTGAGAAATGTAGAAACTACATTAGCTCCAGCTATTGATCTAGATAATCCCCCAAGTGATTGTGGCTCGCAGACTTCTCCAATGAGGTTTTCTAATAGCGTGCCTCATCTGGGACCTGGACATTCACCTGCAAGCAGGATTTCACCTACCgaaaatccttcaaatgttctGGACATCCTTAGCTCCTCTTCTACTTCCAATTCCTCTTCAACTTGGAATTTTTCGGGTCAAGAACCCACCGTAAACATAACCTCTGCTGGTGCAGCATTCCTTTCTTCTGATGGGTCAAGAGAACAAAGAAATGGAACTGTGCTTCATGTTGATGTGGTCAGTATCTCTTCCAATGCTTTGCCCAGTAGTACTGGGGAAGCAGGTAGCAGTGATGCAAGAAGGAATAGTAGGAGACTGTTTTGGGATGCTTTCTCAAGACGCAGTTCTAGGAATATTGACTCTCCATCAATATTTTTGTCAGCTGAAGATAATGATGATCTAGGATCTCGTGACAGATGGCTACTTGACATTGGTGATGATCTTTTCGGGAGTGGGGTTGAAGACGATTCCATCTATATGCGCCGGAGACGTTATCATCCAAGTGGACTAAGTTGGCATTCTAGATCCGAG ATAAGAGAACGACTTCGTGCTGGCTTTGATGATAGCAATAGGCAAACTTCCTTCTGTCCATCAGGTCTCCATCCAGATGGTACATGCTCTTGTGATTCACTCTTAATAACTGAAGAGTCAAGCACTCGAGCAAGCATTTCAAGAATTGTCATGTTAGCTGAAGCCTTATTTGAG GTCCTGGATGAAATCCATCGCCAGCCAGTGTCACTTTCACTTTCAATGGTTTCACTTCCAGCACCAGAATCTGTCATTAATTCATTACCCTCCAAGAATTATGAAAAGCTTGATGTAGCTCGAAGTGGAGATGATGTGGAACA ATGTTACATCTGCTTGGCTGAGTACGAGGATGGAGATAAAATAAGAGTCCTTCCCTGCCGCCATGAGTATCACATGTCATGCGTTGATAAGTGGCTTAAAGAAATACATGG GGTGTGCCCTCTGTGCCGTGGAGATGTTTGTGAGGGCATCGCTGAGAGCTCCTCAAACTTGTAA